The genomic window TTATGGAACCATCAGGGTGCGCGGTGCGCAACTGAAGGGGACGGTGGTCGAGGGCGACGAAATCCCGAACCTGATCGATGAATTGCCGATCATTGCGGTGGCCGGTGCGCTGGCCGAAGGCCAAACGGATATTCGCGATGCCGCCGAGCTGCGCGTGAAGGAATCCGACCGGATTGCGGAAATGGTGAAAAACCTGCAGCTCTTCGGTATCGAAGTGGACGAAAAGGAGGACGGCATGGTGGTCACCGGGCCGGCAAGGCTGAAAACCCCCGACGCGGTGATCGATAGCCACGGCGACCATCGCATTGCGATGTCGGTGGCGATTTTGAACAGCTTCAGCGACGGGGCAATAACGATTGAGAATGTGGGTTGCGTGGATACCTCCTATCCAGAGTTCTGGCAGCATATGGAGCAGCTCGGCGGAACGGTGGAATAATTAAACCACAAAGGCACGAAGGACACTAAGCGGTTCGGGCTTTGTTGCCTTTGTGTCTTTAGCGAGCTTGCGAGCGAGTGTTTAAAATAGATTTGAATGGAGAGAAAATGGTTAAGGCAATAGCAATCGACGGGCCGTCGGCCTCGGGGAAGTCTACGGTTTCAAAGGGCGTGGCCGCCGAGTTGGGGTTCATCTATGTGGATTCCGGCGCGCTCTACCGCGGCGTGACCTGGCAGGCGATCCGCAAGGGTGTGGATGCAAAGGATTCGGCTGAAGTGATCGACTGCATGCTCAATGCCGAGTGGGATTTCTTTGTCCAGGACGGGGCGGCGGTCTTTTCCATCGACGGCGATGTTCCGGTGCAGGAGCTTCGTGGCAAGGATGTGCGTGAATCGGTGGCCGATGTCGCCTCGATTCCCGAAGTCCGCAAGTTTGTGGTCGAGAGCCTGCAGTCGCTCGAAAACTTTGGTTCGCTGGTGATGGAGGGGCGCGACATTGGAACGGTCGTGTTCCCGGACTCGCCCTACAAGTTTTATCTGGACGCCGACCCGGAGGAGCGCGCCATGCGCCGCTACCGCGAACTCGTCGCGGCCGGCGAGGACGAAAAGGCGCACGAGGTGATGGAGAGTTTGAAGAAGCGCGACAAGATCGATTCCACCCGCAAGACCGATCCGCTGGTGGTGGCGCCGGGCGCGCAGGTGATCGATAGCACCTCCATGACGCTCGAAGAAGTGGTTCAGACGGTGGTTGATGCCGTAAAGGGGGAGTGATGTCTACTGACTTGGTTAAGTATGAAAGCATGAAGGATAGTCCGGTCTACCGTTGGTCGACCCGTCTGTTTAAGCTGTTTCTTTTGGTTTGGCACCGTCTGGGGATCCGGGGGGCGGAAAATATTCCGAAAACGGGCGGGGTCATGATTGCCTCGAACCATGCCAGCTATCTGGATCCGCCCGTGGTCGGGGTGGGCTACCGCTACCGCCCGGTGCATTTCATGGCGCGCAACACGCTGTGGAAGCCCGGCTTTGGCAAGTGGTGGATGGATTCGGTCGGCTGCATTCCCGTTTCGCGTGGAACCGGCGATATGAAGGCGCTCAAAACCACGGTGCGGATGCTCAAGGAGGGCAAGGTGGTTTCCATGTTCCCCGAAGGAACCCGCACCGAGGATGGCGAGTTGCAGGAGGCCAAGGGCGGCATTGGGTTCATCATCGAAAAGTCCGGCTGCGTGGTGGTGCCGGCCTATATCGACGGGTCCTACAAAGCCCATGCAAAAGGCGCCAAATTCATCAAGCCCACCAAAGTCACGATCACCTACGGTAAACCGATCACCCAGGAGGATTTCCAGGCCTTGGGATCCGGGCGCGAGGCCTACGACAAGCACGCCGCGCTCATTATGGAACGCATTGCAGAGCTCAAGCGCGAAAGTGAAAAATGACGATTGAATCGTGATGTTTGTCGCGCCGATCAGGCGCATAGCCCTTGGTCACGCCTCACGCAACAAATCCATTGACTTGACCAAGTTGGTCAACCATCATGCTCGCGGAGGTTGGCCATGAAGAAAAGACTCAATATCTACGAAGCCAAAACCAATTTTTCCGAGATTGTCCGGCAGGTCTGCGAAACCGGCGAACCCTATACCGTCTGCAAAAACAACAAGCCGGTGGTGGATATCGTGGTGCATCAGGAGGTGCCGGCAGGCTTCGACCCCTTGAAGCAGGATCCGAAACTGAAGGGATCGGCCAAATACCTTTCCGACCCACTTGAATCGACCGAAGAGCTTTGGCCGGAGGAATATCGCTAATGCTACTGCTCGACACCCACGCCCTAATCTGGCTGGCAACGGATCTACCTCAACTGACCGAAACCGCAAAGTCGGCCATCCGGTACCATGCCCAGGAGTTGCATGTGTCCGCGATTAGTGCATTGGAGATCAGCCTGCTCACGAAATGCGAAAAACTGGATTGGGGCAAGCGACCGCTTTCCCGCTTCGAGCGCGCTTTGGAACATCATTGTGTGAAAACGGTTCCCATTGATGCCGGGATTGCATGGCAATCCGGTCAGCTCCCTCATATCCACCGCGATCCGTTCGACCGGATCATCATTGCCTCGGCCATGGCGCATGGCATGACGATCCTCACCAAGGATCGCACCATTCCAACCTACCCCAAGGTCAAGGTGGTGTGGGAATGAGCGAATCGATGCACGATGCCCTGCACCGTATCTTTGGCTTCCGGGATTTCCGTCCGAACCAGGAGGCGATTGTCGCCGCGATCCTGGAAAAGCGCGATGTCTTCGCGGTAATGCCGACCGGCGGCGGAAAGTCGCTCTGCTACCAGTTGCCGGCGCACATGCTCGAAGGGCTGTGCGTGGTGATCAGTCCGTTGATCTCGTTGATGAAAGACCAGGTCGATGCGGCGAAGGCCAACGGCCTCGATGCGGAGTTTTTGAACAGCTCGCTGGGCATGGCGGATCGCCGCCGGGTCTACACGGCATTGGAAAACCATCAGCTCGACCTGCTCTATGTCTCGC from Pontiella desulfatans includes these protein-coding regions:
- the cmk gene encoding (d)CMP kinase; its protein translation is MVKAIAIDGPSASGKSTVSKGVAAELGFIYVDSGALYRGVTWQAIRKGVDAKDSAEVIDCMLNAEWDFFVQDGAAVFSIDGDVPVQELRGKDVRESVADVASIPEVRKFVVESLQSLENFGSLVMEGRDIGTVVFPDSPYKFYLDADPEERAMRRYRELVAAGEDEKAHEVMESLKKRDKIDSTRKTDPLVVAPGAQVIDSTSMTLEEVVQTVVDAVKGE
- a CDS encoding lysophospholipid acyltransferase family protein, giving the protein MSTDLVKYESMKDSPVYRWSTRLFKLFLLVWHRLGIRGAENIPKTGGVMIASNHASYLDPPVVGVGYRYRPVHFMARNTLWKPGFGKWWMDSVGCIPVSRGTGDMKALKTTVRMLKEGKVVSMFPEGTRTEDGELQEAKGGIGFIIEKSGCVVVPAYIDGSYKAHAKGAKFIKPTKVTITYGKPITQEDFQALGSGREAYDKHAALIMERIAELKRESEK
- a CDS encoding type II toxin-antitoxin system Phd/YefM family antitoxin translates to MKKRLNIYEAKTNFSEIVRQVCETGEPYTVCKNNKPVVDIVVHQEVPAGFDPLKQDPKLKGSAKYLSDPLESTEELWPEEYR
- a CDS encoding type II toxin-antitoxin system VapC family toxin yields the protein MLLLDTHALIWLATDLPQLTETAKSAIRYHAQELHVSAISALEISLLTKCEKLDWGKRPLSRFERALEHHCVKTVPIDAGIAWQSGQLPHIHRDPFDRIIIASAMAHGMTILTKDRTIPTYPKVKVVWE